A region of uncultured Anaeromusa sp. DNA encodes the following proteins:
- a CDS encoding aminotransferase class I/II-fold pyridoxal phosphate-dependent enzyme — translation MKDKEVRRETHILYTGSETTLPVERPETPPIYHSTANIICDMDDYDFASGGGKYYYCRTANPNRDGVAEAISYLERGEASLVCASGMAAISTALVSLVKAGDHIVASRSIYGETIELFDRVLTKLGVAITYADFTKTEQVEKAIQENTTILYTEIIANPLIEVIDLDAISAIGHRVGAMVLVDSTFTTPFAIRPLEHGADIVLHSLTKYFGGHSDITAGSITGSQKVIKKIYGDFLLLGGCLDPNSAWLMLRSIRTMEMRVKKQFENAKKIAEALDADAHVRYVNYPTLSNHPQRELATRLMPQGCGAMLSFRVEDDREKVNEFMHRLQLVKYLGTLGGYRTTIAHPATAFRNEFTPQQLKDMGMEEGLIRISAGAEATDDLIADFKQALTVFAQV, via the coding sequence TTGAAAGACAAAGAAGTACGCCGGGAAACACATATTCTGTACACGGGCAGTGAAACTACGCTGCCGGTTGAACGGCCGGAAACACCGCCTATTTATCATTCTACAGCCAATATTATTTGCGATATGGACGATTATGATTTTGCCAGCGGCGGCGGGAAGTATTACTACTGCCGGACGGCCAATCCCAACCGTGACGGCGTAGCCGAAGCAATATCCTATCTGGAGCGAGGTGAGGCGTCTCTCGTTTGCGCATCTGGAATGGCGGCTATTTCCACTGCGCTAGTCTCGTTGGTAAAGGCTGGCGATCATATTGTGGCCAGTCGCTCGATTTATGGAGAGACAATAGAGCTTTTTGATCGTGTGCTGACTAAACTGGGAGTGGCAATAACGTACGCCGATTTTACGAAAACAGAGCAAGTAGAGAAGGCTATACAAGAAAACACCACGATATTATATACGGAAATCATTGCCAATCCTTTAATTGAGGTCATTGATCTTGATGCAATTTCAGCGATTGGACATCGTGTAGGAGCAATGGTGTTGGTGGATAGTACCTTTACAACTCCGTTTGCGATTCGGCCTCTTGAACATGGCGCTGATATTGTATTGCACAGTTTGACCAAATATTTCGGCGGGCACAGTGATATTACAGCCGGTTCGATTACTGGTTCGCAGAAAGTCATTAAAAAAATATATGGCGACTTTTTGTTGTTAGGCGGGTGCCTGGACCCTAATAGCGCCTGGTTGATGCTGCGCAGCATTCGCACGATGGAAATGCGGGTGAAGAAGCAGTTTGAAAATGCGAAGAAAATTGCTGAAGCCCTTGATGCGGACGCTCATGTACGGTATGTGAACTACCCGACGCTTTCGAATCATCCGCAAAGAGAGCTGGCGACTCGGCTGATGCCGCAAGGCTGCGGGGCTATGCTAAGTTTTCGGGTGGAAGATGACCGCGAGAAAGTCAATGAATTCATGCATCGCTTGCAGTTGGTGAAATACTTAGGCACCTTGGGCGGTTACCGCACGACGATTGCTCATCCGGCTACGGCTTTCCGCAATGAGTTTACACCGCAGCAGTTGAAAGATATGGGCATGGAAGAAGGCTTGATTCGTATTTCCGCGGGCGCTGAAGCGACGGACGATTTAATTGCCGATTTTAAACAAGCTTTGACGGTGTTTGCACAAGTGTAA